A stretch of the Papaver somniferum cultivar HN1 chromosome 6, ASM357369v1, whole genome shotgun sequence genome encodes the following:
- the LOC113287333 gene encoding uncharacterized protein LOC113287333 gives MMAANHPYRIQSMPDNSTAEKLTEDPSANKAAHCTVTCVYETVLFDVSRRISIVWSKNLINLSLNLTVQNWGNENDCTCKIDFKPWHFWSKKGLKSFDLEGKRVDIFWDLRSAKLTGSPEPSADYYVALVSEEQVVLLLGDLKKKAYKRTKSRPSLMDAILLFKKENIFGKKCFSTRAKFDQNSRREHDIVVENTITGPRDPEMWISVDGIVVVHVTNLQWKFRGNETVIVNKLPVQVFWDVHDWLFGNSCGHGMFIFRPGAPEYNHVKDGSSAGGSETGESSTATDTGYVSAESQHTTIPDFSLFLYAWKIE, from the coding sequence ATGATGGCTGCTAATCATCCGTATCGAATTCAATCAATGCCGGATAACTCAACAGCAGAAAAATTAACAGAAGACCCATCTGCAAATAAGGCAGCACATTGCACCGTTACATGCGTCTATGAAACAGTGCTCTTCGACGTTAGTCGCAGGATATCAATAGTATGGTCAAAGAATTTGATCAATCTGTCTCTAAATTTAACTGTCCAGAACTGGGGGAATGAAAATGATTGCACTTGCAAAATTGATTTTAAGCCATGGCATTTTTGGAGCAAAAAAGGGCTCAAGTCATTTGATCTGGAAGGAAAACGAGTAGACATATTTTGGGATCTTCGATCAGCGAAACTCACAGGTAGTCCTGAACCTTCTGCAGATTATTATGTTGCACTGGTATCAGAAGAACAAGTTGTGTTGTTGTTAGGTGATCTTAAGAAAAAAGCATATAAGAGAACCAAATCAAGACCATCACTGATGGATGCTATATTACTATTTAAAAAGGAAAACATCTTTGGGAAAAAATGTTTCTCGACGAGAGCAAAATTTGATCAAAACAGCAGAAGAGAACACGATATCGTTGTGGAAAATACAATCACGGGGCCTAGAGACCCAGAGATGTGGATTAGCGTAGACGGGATTGTGGTAGTCCATGTTACAAATTTGCAATGGAAATTTAGAGGAAATGAGACCGTGATTGTAAATAAGTTACCAGTGCAAGTTTTTTGGGATGTTCATGATTGGTTATTTGGTAACTCTTGTGGCCATGGGATGTTTATTTTCCGGCCAGGCGCACCGGAATATAATCACGTTAAAGATGGTAGTAGTGCTGGTGGTAGTGAGACTGGTGAGAGTAGCACCGCCACAGATACCGGGTACGTCTCTGCTGAAAGTCAACATACGACAATTCCTGATTTCAGCCTCTTCCTTTACgcatggaagatagaatga